A genomic region of Candidatus Pseudomonas phytovorans contains the following coding sequences:
- the glgX gene encoding glycogen debranching protein GlgX, which translates to MSPRTPKKTRSVAPSRIREGLPFPLGATWDGLGVNFALFSANATKVELCLFDSTGEQEIERIELPEYTDEIYHGYLPDAHPGLVYGYRVYGPYEPENGHRFNPNKLLIDPYAKQLVGSLKWSEALFGYTIGHPDGDLSFDERDSAPFVPKCKVIDPAFTWGRDQRVLIPWERTIIYEAHTRGISMRHPAVPEALRGTFAGLANDELLKHIKELGVSSIELLPIHAFVNDQHLLDKGLNNYWGYNSIAFFAPHPRYLASGKIAEFKEMVAHLHDAGLEVILDVVYNHTAEGNERGPTLSMRGIDNASYYRLMPDDKRYYINDSGTGNTLDLSHPCVLQLVTDSLRYWAGEMHVDGFRFDLATILGRYHDGYSERHGFLVACRQDPMLSQVKLIAEPWDCGPGGYQVGNFAPGWAEWNDRFRDTARAFWKGDEGQLADFAARMAASGDMFNNRGRRPYSSVNFITAHDGFTLRDLVSYNHKHNEDNDENNQDGTDNNLSWNCGAEGPTDDPDINALRMRQMRNYFATLLLAQGTPMIVAGDEFSRTQHGNNNAYCQDSEIGWVNWDLDQDGEELLAFVKRLTRLRLAYPVLRRSRFLVGDYNEAIGVKDVTWLAPDGSEMSVAQWEDPHGRCLGMLIDGRAQVSGIARPGAEATVLLIVNAHHDVVPFKLPTVPDGDYWSCLVDTDRPELRKGQHLQFDSTFEVKGRSMLLMVLQHDEE; encoded by the coding sequence ATGAGCCCCCGCACCCCAAAGAAAACCCGCTCAGTCGCCCCATCGCGCATCCGCGAAGGCCTGCCCTTCCCCCTCGGCGCCACCTGGGACGGCCTTGGCGTCAATTTCGCCCTGTTCTCGGCCAACGCCACCAAGGTCGAGCTGTGCCTGTTCGACTCCACCGGCGAGCAGGAAATCGAGCGCATCGAGCTGCCCGAATACACCGACGAGATCTACCATGGCTACCTGCCCGACGCGCACCCCGGCCTGGTCTATGGCTACCGGGTATACGGCCCGTATGAGCCGGAAAACGGCCACCGCTTCAACCCCAACAAACTGCTGATCGACCCGTATGCCAAGCAACTGGTCGGCAGCCTGAAGTGGTCCGAAGCCCTGTTCGGCTACACCATCGGCCACCCCGACGGCGACCTGTCGTTCGACGAACGCGACAGCGCGCCCTTCGTGCCCAAATGCAAGGTGATCGACCCGGCCTTCACCTGGGGCCGCGACCAGCGCGTGCTGATCCCGTGGGAGCGCACGATCATCTACGAGGCGCACACCCGCGGCATCAGCATGCGCCACCCGGCTGTACCGGAAGCGCTGCGTGGCACCTTCGCTGGCCTGGCCAATGACGAGTTGCTCAAGCACATCAAGGAACTGGGGGTTTCCAGCATCGAGCTGCTGCCCATCCACGCTTTCGTCAACGACCAGCACCTGCTGGACAAGGGCCTGAACAACTACTGGGGCTACAACAGCATCGCCTTTTTCGCCCCACACCCACGCTACCTGGCCAGCGGCAAGATCGCCGAGTTCAAGGAAATGGTCGCGCACCTGCACGACGCCGGGCTGGAGGTGATCCTCGACGTGGTCTACAACCACACCGCCGAAGGCAACGAACGCGGCCCGACCCTGTCGATGCGCGGCATCGACAACGCCTCGTACTACCGGCTCATGCCGGACGACAAGCGCTATTACATCAACGATTCCGGCACCGGCAACACCCTGGACTTGAGCCACCCCTGCGTGCTGCAACTGGTCACCGACTCGCTGCGCTACTGGGCCGGCGAAATGCACGTGGACGGCTTTCGCTTCGACCTGGCGACCATCCTTGGCCGCTACCACGACGGTTACAGCGAGCGCCACGGCTTCCTCGTCGCCTGTCGCCAGGACCCGATGCTGAGCCAGGTCAAGCTGATTGCCGAGCCTTGGGACTGCGGGCCAGGTGGTTACCAGGTAGGCAACTTCGCCCCGGGCTGGGCCGAGTGGAACGACCGCTTCCGCGACACCGCGCGCGCTTTCTGGAAAGGCGACGAAGGCCAGCTGGCCGACTTTGCCGCACGCATGGCCGCATCAGGCGACATGTTCAACAACCGAGGACGCCGGCCGTACTCCTCGGTCAACTTCATCACCGCCCACGACGGTTTCACCCTGCGCGACCTGGTGTCGTACAACCACAAGCACAATGAAGACAACGACGAGAACAACCAGGACGGCACCGACAACAACCTGTCGTGGAACTGCGGTGCCGAAGGGCCAACCGACGACCCGGACATCAACGCACTGCGCATGCGCCAGATGCGCAACTACTTCGCCACCCTATTGCTGGCCCAGGGTACGCCGATGATCGTCGCCGGCGACGAGTTCAGCCGTACCCAGCATGGCAACAACAATGCCTACTGCCAGGACAGCGAAATCGGCTGGGTGAACTGGGACCTGGACCAGGACGGCGAGGAACTGCTGGCCTTCGTCAAGCGCCTGACCCGCCTGCGCCTGGCCTACCCGGTGCTGCGCCGTTCACGCTTCCTGGTGGGTGACTACAATGAGGCGATCGGAGTCAAGGACGTGACCTGGCTGGCGCCAGACGGCAGCGAAATGAGCGTGGCGCAGTGGGAAGACCCGCATGGGCGCTGCCTGGGCATGCTGATCGACGGCCGTGCGCAAGTCAGTGGTATTGCCCGGCCGGGTGCCGAGGCCACTGTGCTGCTGATCGTCAATGCCCACCATGACGTTGTGCCATTCAAGTTGCCGACGGTACCCGACGGCGATTACTGGAGCTGCCTGGTCGACACCGACAGGCCAGAGTTGCGCAAAGGGCAGCATCTGCAGTTCGACAGTACCTTTGAAGTCAAAGGGCGGTCGATGTTGCTGATGGTGTTGCAGCACGACGAGGAATAA
- the treS gene encoding maltose alpha-D-glucosyltransferase, with amino-acid sequence MAKRSRPAAFIDDPLWYKDAVIYQLHIKSFFDANNDGIGDFAGLISKLDYIAELGVNTLWLLPFYPSPRRDDGYDIAEYKAVHPDYGSLADARRFIAEAHKRGLRVITELVINHTSDQHPWFQRARHAKRGSKARDFYVWSDDEQKYDGTRIIFIDTEKSNWTWDPVAGQYFWHRFYSHQPDLNFDNPQVLKAVIDVMRYWLDLGVDGLRLDAIPYLIERDGTNNENLPETHTVLKAIRAEIDANYPDRMLLAEANQWPEDTRPYFGEGEGDECHMAFHFPLMPRMYMALAMEDRFPITDILRQTPEIPANCQWAIFLRNHDELTLEMVTDRERDYLWNYYAEDRRARINLGIRRRLAPLLQRDRRRIELLTSLLLSMPGTPTLYYGDELGMGDNIYLGDRDGVRTPMQWSPDRNGGFSRADPQRLVLPPIMDPLYGYQTVNVEAQSHDPHSLLNWTRRMLAVRKQQKAFGRGSLRTLTPSNRRILAYIREYTDADGNTEVILCVANVSRAAQAAELELSQYADKVPVEMLGGSAFPPIGQLPFLLTLPPYAFYWFLLAAHDRMPSWHIQATEGLPELTTLVLRKRMEELLDAPARDTLQTTILPQYLPKRRWFAGKEAPIDQVRLCYGVRFATATTPVLLGELEVVSGEVANHYQLPFGLLPEDQINTALPQQLALSRVRRAHQVGLITDAFVLEPFIRAVLRACQDGLRLPCGSGAGELRFECTDLLPGLALNDESAVRYLSAEQSNSSVVIGDSVVLKLIRRVNPGIHPELEMSAYLTAAGFANISPLLAWVSRVDEQNAPHLLMIAQGYLSNQGDAWAWTQNTLERAIRDQMEPAGRDAESHTDALVELTGFAALLGQRLGEMHQLLAAPTDDEAFRPRPSDTDDSQRWAAQISAELTHALDLLAQHRDTVDRDSQALIDDLQQQRDGLAQHVCNLASQAEGGLLMRVHGDLHLGQVLVVQGDAYLIDFEGEPSRPLQERRAKHSPYKDVSGVLRSFDYAAAMILRSASAVDLSGPAQQARQRVARQYLHQSRHAFVEAYGLATAAMPHTWKLAEGERAALELFCLEKAAYEITYEAENRPSWLAVPLHGLHGLISTWGES; translated from the coding sequence ATGGCCAAGCGTTCCCGCCCGGCAGCCTTCATCGACGACCCGCTGTGGTACAAGGACGCGGTCATCTACCAGCTGCACATCAAGTCGTTCTTCGACGCGAACAACGATGGAATCGGCGATTTCGCCGGCCTTATCAGCAAGCTCGATTACATCGCCGAGCTGGGCGTCAACACCCTGTGGTTGCTGCCGTTCTACCCCTCGCCACGCCGCGACGACGGTTACGACATTGCCGAGTACAAAGCCGTGCATCCCGATTACGGCAGCCTGGCCGACGCCCGCCGCTTCATCGCCGAGGCACACAAACGGGGCCTGAGGGTCATCACCGAGCTGGTCATCAACCACACCAGCGACCAGCACCCGTGGTTCCAGCGCGCCCGCCATGCCAAGCGTGGCAGCAAGGCGCGGGACTTTTACGTCTGGTCGGATGACGAACAGAAGTACGACGGCACGCGCATCATCTTCATCGACACCGAAAAGTCCAACTGGACCTGGGACCCGGTCGCTGGCCAGTACTTCTGGCACCGCTTCTATTCCCACCAGCCCGACCTGAACTTCGACAACCCGCAGGTGCTCAAGGCGGTGATCGATGTCATGCGCTACTGGCTTGACCTGGGCGTCGACGGCCTGCGCCTGGACGCCATTCCCTACCTGATCGAGCGTGACGGCACCAACAACGAAAACCTGCCCGAGACCCACACGGTGCTCAAGGCCATTCGCGCCGAAATCGACGCCAACTATCCCGACCGGATGCTGCTGGCCGAGGCCAACCAGTGGCCCGAAGATACCCGCCCGTATTTCGGCGAAGGCGAGGGCGATGAGTGCCACATGGCCTTCCACTTTCCGCTGATGCCGCGCATGTACATGGCCCTGGCCATGGAGGACCGCTTCCCGATCACCGACATCCTGCGCCAGACCCCGGAGATCCCGGCCAATTGCCAATGGGCAATCTTTTTGCGCAACCATGATGAGCTGACCCTGGAAATGGTCACCGACCGCGAGCGTGACTACCTGTGGAACTACTACGCCGAAGACCGCCGCGCACGCATCAACCTGGGTATCCGCCGGCGCCTGGCGCCGCTGCTGCAGCGTGACCGGAGGCGCATCGAGTTGCTCACCAGCCTGCTGCTGTCGATGCCCGGCACCCCGACCCTGTACTACGGTGACGAACTGGGCATGGGAGACAACATTTACCTGGGCGACCGCGATGGCGTGCGCACACCCATGCAGTGGTCGCCCGACCGCAACGGCGGCTTTTCCCGCGCCGACCCGCAGCGCCTGGTGCTACCGCCGATCATGGATCCGCTATACGGCTACCAGACGGTCAACGTCGAAGCCCAGAGCCACGACCCGCACTCGCTGCTCAACTGGACCCGTCGCATGCTGGCCGTGCGCAAGCAGCAGAAGGCATTTGGCCGCGGCAGCCTGCGCACCCTCACGCCCAGCAATCGGCGCATCCTTGCGTATATCCGCGAGTACACCGATGCCGATGGCAACACCGAAGTGATCCTGTGCGTAGCCAACGTTTCGCGCGCCGCCCAGGCAGCTGAACTTGAACTGTCACAATACGCCGACAAAGTACCGGTGGAGATGCTTGGCGGCAGCGCCTTCCCGCCAATCGGGCAGTTGCCGTTCCTGTTGACCTTGCCACCTTATGCTTTCTACTGGTTCCTGCTGGCGGCCCACGACCGCATGCCCAGCTGGCACATCCAGGCCACCGAGGGGTTACCCGAATTGACCACACTGGTATTGCGCAAGCGCATGGAAGAACTGCTGGACGCACCCGCCCGCGACACCCTGCAAACCACCATCCTGCCGCAATACCTGCCCAAGCGGCGCTGGTTCGCCGGCAAAGAAGCGCCCATCGACCAGGTGCGGCTGTGCTACGGCGTGCGTTTCGCCACCGCCACCACGCCCGTCCTGCTCGGCGAACTCGAAGTGGTCAGCGGTGAGGTGGCCAACCACTACCAGCTGCCATTTGGCCTGCTGCCCGAGGACCAGATAAACACCGCACTGCCGCAGCAGCTGGCCTTGTCGCGGGTGCGCCGTGCCCATCAGGTGGGCCTTATTACCGATGCCTTCGTTCTCGAACCGTTCATCCGCGCGGTGCTGCGCGCCTGTCAGGATGGCTTGCGCCTGCCTTGTGGCAGTGGTGCTGGCGAGCTGCGTTTCGAATGCACCGACCTGCTGCCAGGCCTGGCGTTGAACGATGAAAGTGCAGTGCGCTACCTCAGCGCCGAACAATCAAACAGCTCGGTGGTGATCGGCGACAGCGTTGTGCTCAAGCTGATCCGGCGGGTCAACCCTGGCATTCACCCAGAACTGGAAATGAGCGCCTACCTGACCGCCGCCGGCTTTGCCAATATCTCGCCGTTGCTGGCCTGGGTCAGTCGGGTGGACGAGCAGAACGCCCCCCACCTGCTGATGATCGCCCAAGGCTACCTGAGCAATCAGGGCGATGCCTGGGCATGGACCCAGAATACCCTGGAGCGGGCCATCCGCGACCAGATGGAGCCCGCTGGGCGCGATGCCGAGTCGCACACCGATGCCTTGGTGGAACTCACCGGCTTTGCCGCCTTGCTCGGCCAGCGCCTGGGCGAAATGCACCAGTTGCTGGCCGCGCCGACCGACGATGAAGCCTTCCGTCCACGCCCCAGTGATACTGACGACAGCCAGCGCTGGGCTGCGCAGATCAGTGCCGAACTGACCCACGCCCTTGACCTGCTGGCCCAGCACCGTGACACCGTCGACCGCGACAGCCAGGCCCTGATCGACGACCTGCAGCAACAACGCGACGGCCTGGCGCAGCACGTCTGCAACCTGGCCAGCCAGGCCGAGGGTGGCCTGTTGATGAGGGTGCACGGCGACTTGCATCTGGGCCAGGTGCTGGTCGTGCAGGGCGATGCCTACCTGATTGATTTCGAAGGCGAACCGTCTCGCCCACTGCAAGAGCGCCGGGCGAAACACAGCCCGTACAAGGATGTCAGCGGCGTGTTGCGATCCTTCGACTATGCTGCTGCGATGATCCTGCGCAGCGCCTCTGCGGTCGACCTTTCCGGCCCGGCGCAGCAGGCTCGTCAGCGGGTTGCCCGGCAGTACCTGCATCAGTCGCGCCACGCCTTCGTCGAAGCCTACGGCCTGGCCACCGCCGCCATGCCCCATACCTGGAAACTGGCCGAGGGCGAGCGCGCTGCACTGGAACTGTTCTGCCTGGAAAAAGCCGCCTACGAGATCACGTATGAAGCCGAAAACCGTCCGAGCTGGCTGGCCGTGCCTTTGCATGGCCTCCATGGACTGATCAGTACCTGGGGAGAGTCATAG
- a CDS encoding autotransporter outer membrane beta-barrel domain-containing protein, with amino-acid sequence MKSTSNPLRFDSIFYAVSTSLLLATPVETFAYELQGDPTSPGFLQQPAMPLMSLDPISASGLSIGTLNAFSQNMSARHGQAAPDLIASQWAQFFPTTARSGAQPPDQLEAPSQQLMIGPDLFVRETAAGNVHRAGIFVGHNNLQSSFNGMRPLLGDKQRNAVNLSGESLGVYWSMTHEQGWHLDAVAMGSRIDVMGRGENGQRLDESGHAMTFSVEGGYPIRLGGNWVIEPQAQLINQQFFPGNQVQEDTLQAFDSQPSWSGRVGARLSGRYEVRGMPIEPYVRTNVWYDFSNADEVKLDQVDKISSSRYSTTVELGLGLVARVTPSVALFVSADYSSDVDDNDLNGLIGSLGVRMRW; translated from the coding sequence ATGAAAAGCACCTCGAACCCCTTGCGCTTCGACAGCATTTTCTACGCGGTTTCCACGTCGCTGCTTCTGGCAACCCCGGTGGAAACTTTCGCGTATGAACTGCAGGGTGACCCCACCTCGCCCGGTTTTCTACAACAACCCGCGATGCCGCTGATGTCGCTCGACCCGATCAGCGCCAGTGGCTTGAGCATCGGCACCCTGAATGCGTTTTCGCAAAACATGAGCGCACGCCATGGTCAGGCGGCACCCGACCTGATCGCCAGCCAGTGGGCACAGTTTTTCCCCACCACCGCGCGCAGTGGCGCGCAACCCCCAGACCAGCTGGAGGCACCCAGCCAGCAACTGATGATCGGCCCGGACCTGTTCGTGCGTGAAACTGCAGCGGGCAATGTGCACCGCGCGGGGATTTTCGTGGGGCACAACAACCTGCAGAGCAGCTTCAACGGCATGCGCCCGCTGCTGGGCGACAAGCAGCGCAATGCGGTGAACCTGAGCGGGGAAAGCCTGGGCGTGTACTGGAGCATGACCCACGAACAGGGTTGGCACCTGGATGCCGTGGCCATGGGTTCGCGGATCGATGTAATGGGCCGGGGCGAGAACGGCCAGCGCCTTGACGAAAGCGGCCATGCGATGACCTTCTCGGTGGAAGGCGGCTACCCGATCCGCCTGGGCGGCAACTGGGTAATCGAACCGCAGGCACAATTGATAAACCAGCAGTTCTTCCCCGGCAACCAGGTGCAGGAAGACACCCTGCAGGCCTTCGATAGCCAGCCGAGCTGGAGCGGCCGGGTCGGTGCCAGATTGTCCGGGCGCTACGAAGTGCGCGGCATGCCTATCGAACCCTATGTACGGACCAACGTGTGGTACGACTTCAGCAATGCCGACGAGGTGAAGCTGGACCAGGTCGACAAGATCTCAAGCTCGCGTTACTCGACCACGGTGGAACTGGGCTTGGGGCTGGTGGCGCGGGTGACGCCTTCTGTGGCCTTGTTTGTCAGCGCCGATTACAGCAGCGATGTGGATGACAATGACCTGAATGGGCTGATTGGCAGCCTTGGGGTGCGGATGCGGTGGTAG
- the glgB gene encoding 1,4-alpha-glucan branching protein GlgB, translated as MNATTRENGGLRQRDLDALARAEHADPFAVLGPHGDGKGGAFIRAFLPGALNARVLARHDGRVLAEMVQGAVPGLFTAHLDDAQAYLLQIGWAGGEQVTEDPYSFGPQLGDMDLHLFAEGNHRDLSGRFGAQPMQVEGIEGVCFSVWAPNARRVSVVGDFNNWDGRRHPMRLRHSAGVWELFVPRLGVGETYKFEVLGKDGILPLKADPLARATELPPSTASKVAGELSHAWQDHDWMAQRAQRHAYNAPLSIYELHPGSWRCELDEAGEVGRYYNWRELAERLVPYVQELGFTHIELLPIMEHPFGGSWGYQPLSMFAPTSRYGSAEDFAAFIDACHQGGIGVLLDWVPAHFPTDEHGLARFDGTALYEYDNPLEGYHQDWNTLIYNLGRNEVRGFMMASALHWLKHFHIDGLRVDAVASMLYRDYSRKAGEWVPNRHGGRENLEAIDFIRHLNGVAAHEAPGALIIAEESTAWPGVSQPTEQGGLGFAYKWNMGWMHDTLHYIQNDPVHRNHHHNEMSFGLIYAYSEHFILPISHDEVVHGKHSLIDKMPGDRWQKFANLRAYLTFMWAHPGKKLLFMGCEFGQWREWNHDSELDWYLLQYPEHKGVQRLVSDLNRLYREVPALHEQDCQPQGFQWLIGDDAQNSVYAWLRWSSSGEPVLVVANFTPVPREGYRIGVPFGERWQELLNSDAGLYAGSNVGNLGAVASDEIASHGQPLSLALNLPPLGVLIMKPA; from the coding sequence ATGAATGCAACCACGCGTGAAAACGGCGGCCTTCGGCAACGGGACCTGGATGCCCTGGCCCGCGCCGAACACGCCGATCCCTTTGCAGTGCTAGGCCCCCACGGCGATGGCAAGGGCGGGGCGTTTATCCGCGCCTTCCTGCCCGGTGCTCTGAATGCGAGGGTGCTGGCGCGCCATGATGGGCGCGTCCTGGCCGAAATGGTGCAAGGCGCAGTGCCGGGCTTGTTCACTGCGCACCTGGATGATGCACAAGCCTATCTGCTGCAAATCGGTTGGGCCGGTGGCGAGCAAGTCACCGAAGACCCCTACAGCTTCGGCCCGCAACTGGGCGACATGGACTTGCACCTGTTCGCCGAAGGCAACCACCGCGACTTGTCCGGGCGCTTCGGGGCCCAACCGATGCAGGTCGAGGGCATCGAGGGTGTGTGTTTCTCGGTGTGGGCGCCGAATGCCCGGCGGGTGTCGGTGGTGGGTGACTTCAACAACTGGGACGGCCGCCGCCACCCCATGCGCCTGCGCCACAGCGCCGGGGTATGGGAACTGTTCGTACCGCGCCTGGGCGTGGGCGAAACCTACAAGTTCGAGGTGCTGGGCAAGGACGGCATACTGCCACTGAAAGCAGACCCGCTGGCCCGTGCTACCGAATTGCCGCCAAGCACCGCGTCCAAGGTGGCCGGTGAGCTCAGCCATGCGTGGCAGGACCACGACTGGATGGCACAACGCGCGCAGCGCCATGCCTACAACGCACCCCTGTCGATCTACGAACTGCACCCGGGCTCATGGCGCTGCGAACTGGACGAGGCAGGCGAAGTCGGGCGCTACTACAACTGGCGTGAACTGGCCGAGCGGCTGGTGCCCTATGTGCAGGAACTGGGCTTTACCCATATCGAGTTGCTCCCGATCATGGAGCACCCGTTCGGCGGCTCATGGGGCTATCAGCCACTGTCGATGTTCGCGCCCACCTCGCGCTACGGCAGTGCCGAGGACTTTGCCGCGTTCATCGACGCCTGCCACCAAGGCGGCATTGGCGTGCTTCTGGACTGGGTGCCGGCGCATTTCCCCACCGACGAACACGGCCTGGCGCGTTTCGACGGCACCGCCCTGTACGAATATGACAACCCCCTTGAGGGCTACCACCAGGACTGGAACACGCTGATCTACAACCTTGGCCGTAACGAAGTGCGTGGATTCATGATGGCCTCGGCGCTGCATTGGCTGAAACACTTCCACATCGACGGCCTGCGCGTCGATGCGGTGGCCTCGATGCTGTACCGCGACTATTCGCGCAAGGCCGGCGAATGGGTGCCCAACCGCCACGGCGGGCGTGAGAACCTGGAGGCCATCGACTTCATCCGTCACCTCAACGGCGTGGCTGCCCACGAGGCCCCGGGGGCCTTGATCATCGCCGAGGAGTCCACCGCCTGGCCTGGCGTCAGCCAGCCGACCGAGCAGGGAGGCCTGGGCTTTGCCTACAAGTGGAACATGGGCTGGATGCACGACACCCTGCATTACATCCAGAACGATCCGGTGCACCGCAACCACCACCACAACGAGATGAGCTTCGGGCTGATCTATGCCTACTCCGAGCACTTCATCCTGCCCATTTCCCACGACGAAGTGGTGCATGGCAAGCACTCGCTGATCGACAAGATGCCCGGCGACCGCTGGCAGAAGTTCGCCAACCTGCGCGCCTACCTCACCTTCATGTGGGCGCATCCGGGCAAGAAGTTGCTGTTCATGGGCTGTGAGTTCGGCCAGTGGCGTGAGTGGAACCATGACAGCGAACTGGACTGGTACTTGTTGCAATACCCTGAGCACAAAGGCGTGCAACGCCTGGTGAGCGACCTCAATCGCCTGTATCGCGAAGTGCCAGCACTCCACGAACAGGATTGCCAGCCGCAGGGCTTCCAATGGCTGATCGGTGACGACGCACAGAACAGCGTGTATGCCTGGCTGCGCTGGAGCAGCAGCGGCGAGCCGGTGCTGGTGGTGGCCAACTTCACCCCGGTGCCGCGCGAGGGCTACCGCATTGGCGTGCCGTTTGGCGAGCGCTGGCAGGAGTTGTTGAACAGCGATGCGGGGCTGTATGCCGGCTCAAATGTCGGCAACCTGGGGGCGGTGGCCAGTGATGAAATTGCCAGCCATGGGCAGCCATTGTCGCTGGCGCTGAATCTGCCGCCGCTTGGGGTTCTGATAATGAAGCCGGCCTGA
- a CDS encoding DUF2934 domain-containing protein, which produces MMSVDEKRIREFAYQIWESEGKPAGEEERHWDMARKLAEAEALAPKAAPRKRAPAKPKAAAESKAPAEPKVAALPGVKPAAAKKPRAVKKPTAG; this is translated from the coding sequence ATGATGAGTGTCGATGAAAAGCGTATTCGCGAATTTGCCTACCAGATCTGGGAGTCCGAAGGTAAACCCGCCGGCGAGGAAGAGCGTCACTGGGACATGGCCCGCAAGCTGGCCGAGGCAGAGGCTCTGGCACCTAAAGCCGCGCCACGCAAACGGGCGCCGGCCAAGCCTAAGGCAGCCGCTGAGTCCAAGGCACCTGCCGAGCCCAAGGTGGCTGCCCTGCCGGGGGTTAAACCCGCTGCGGCGAAAAAGCCTCGGGCGGTGAAAAAGCCCACTGCTGGTTAA